A genomic region of Trichothermofontia sichuanensis B231 contains the following coding sequences:
- a CDS encoding TM0106 family RecB-like putative nuclease — protein MITDQLLLDYQRCDRRAYLDLWGDRAHRDPPSDYLRKLHQDGQRHREQVLANHLYTIPSYPDQAWQAGAEATEILMAEGVDAIHQPILLYTDTEITYLSQPDLLVKYPGSSRWGDWSYRPVSIRLGKRPKLDYQIVAAFQAYLLGQVQAALPDTALIILREKGSYRVDLEMRLPQLQEILQACLAMLRSQQQPEVFISRNRCELCHWFSYCYATAQRQHHLSLLPGVTPNRYSQLRAVGITTLEALAQISPLQLAKCTGFDQVIAVKLVRQAQATLYQQPILITDQLQTNRSPHRSEVYAPPDWPASPFAGTEVAERLPLALTLPAAPVEFYFDVESEPDLNLTYLHGVLVVDRIQHTETFYSLLADEVGAEEQVWRRFLALTDRYPDAPIFHFCPYEVQVVQQLAQAYATPPALVQRLLPRFIDIHAWVTRTVTLPIENYALKSIARWLGFNWRDAEANGAQAVCWYNQWLQTGDRRYLEAIQRYNEDDCRATYHVKQWLTEFIAHRVDRQLTTG, from the coding sequence ATGATAACAGATCAGCTACTGCTGGATTATCAACGTTGTGATCGCCGCGCCTACCTCGATCTGTGGGGTGATCGGGCACACCGCGACCCTCCCAGTGATTATCTGCGCAAACTGCACCAGGATGGCCAACGCCATCGGGAACAGGTGCTTGCCAACCATCTCTATACGATTCCCAGCTATCCTGATCAGGCGTGGCAGGCAGGGGCCGAGGCCACAGAAATTCTGATGGCTGAAGGGGTGGATGCCATTCATCAACCGATATTGCTCTACACGGATACGGAGATAACCTATCTTAGCCAGCCGGATTTGTTGGTGAAATATCCAGGTTCCTCCCGGTGGGGGGATTGGTCCTATCGCCCAGTTAGTATTCGCCTCGGTAAGCGTCCCAAGCTCGACTATCAAATTGTGGCTGCGTTTCAAGCCTATCTTCTGGGGCAGGTCCAGGCGGCTCTGCCTGACACCGCCTTGATTATCCTGCGGGAGAAAGGGAGCTATCGGGTGGATCTGGAGATGCGCTTGCCCCAGTTGCAGGAGATTTTGCAGGCTTGTCTGGCAATGCTACGATCGCAGCAACAGCCGGAGGTCTTTATTTCGCGCAATCGCTGTGAACTGTGCCATTGGTTCAGCTACTGCTACGCCACCGCCCAACGCCAACACCACCTCTCCCTGCTGCCTGGTGTGACCCCCAATCGTTATAGCCAACTGCGGGCCGTGGGGATTACCACCCTGGAAGCCTTGGCGCAGATCAGTCCATTGCAATTAGCCAAATGCACAGGATTTGATCAGGTGATTGCGGTCAAACTGGTGCGACAGGCCCAAGCCACCCTGTACCAGCAACCAATCCTGATTACGGATCAACTTCAGACCAACCGTTCGCCGCATCGCAGTGAAGTTTACGCCCCTCCAGATTGGCCGGCCTCTCCGTTTGCCGGGACTGAAGTGGCGGAGCGTTTGCCCCTCGCCTTGACATTACCCGCTGCTCCAGTGGAATTTTATTTTGATGTGGAATCGGAACCCGATTTGAATCTGACCTATTTACATGGGGTGCTGGTCGTCGATCGCATTCAGCATACAGAGACTTTCTACTCTCTCTTGGCGGATGAGGTGGGGGCAGAAGAGCAAGTCTGGCGGCGGTTCTTGGCCTTGACCGATCGCTATCCCGATGCCCCCATCTTCCACTTTTGTCCCTATGAGGTGCAGGTGGTACAACAACTGGCCCAAGCCTATGCGACGCCGCCCGCTCTTGTCCAGCGCCTCCTGCCGCGCTTTATCGATATCCATGCCTGGGTGACCCGGACGGTGACGTTGCCGATCGAAAACTACGCCCTCAAGTCGATCGCCCGTTGGCTGGGGTTTAACTGGCGAGATGCGGAGGCCAACGGCGCACAGGCTGTTTGCTGGTACAACCAGTGGCTACAGACGGGCGATCGCCGCTATCTGGAAGCGATCCAACGCTACAACGAGGATGACTGCCGCGCCACCTATCACGTCAAGCAATGGCTGACGGAGTTTATAGCCCATAGAGTTGACCGTCAATTAACAACCGGTTAA